DNA from Flavobacterium aestivum:
TAGAGGAGATTATGCTGCAGATCAAGCTTTATATACTGTAGAAGCTAAATCTTACGATGTGAATGGTTATAATCTATATAACATGGCTGGTAACGTTTCTGAATGGACTGATTCTGCTTATGATGCTAATTCATATGAGTTTGTTTCAACAATGAACCCTGCAATTATTGATAATTCAAATAAACGTAAAGTTGTACGTGGAGGTTCTTGGAAAGATGTTGCTTACTTCTTACAAGTAAGTACAAGAGCTTTCGAATATGCAGATTCAGCTAGAAGTTATATCGGTTTTAGAACTGTTCAAGATTATATGGGAACTCAAACCACAGGAAATAAAAAAAGAAAATAAAAACAAGAATAAACACAAGAATAAGTAATAAATTAATTAATTAAAAAAGAAAGAAAGATGGCAATATTAAGCAAAAAAGCAATGAATTTTACCTATGGAATGGGAGCGGCAGTAGTAATTATTGGAGCACTTTTTAAAATTCAACATTATCCAGGAGCGAGCCAATTATTAATTGTTGGTCTTTGTACTGAGGCATTTATCTTTGCTCTTTCTGCATTCGAACCGGTTGATAATGAGTTGGATTGGTCATTAGTTTATCCTGAATTAGCTGGAGGAGAAAAATCAACTACTAATAAAGCTGTTGAGAAAGATGAAACTGAAGGTATGCTTTCATCAAAATTAGATGCAATGCTTAAAGAAGCAAAAATTGATGGTGCATTAATGTCAAGTTTAGGAAACAGTATTAGAAACTTTGAAGATGCTTCTAGAAATATCTCTCCAGTTGTAGATTCAATTTCTGCTACTAAAAAATACAGTGAAGAGCTTTCTATGGCAGCAGCTCAAATGGAATCTTTGAATAGCTTATACAAAGTACAATTAGAAAGTGCTTCAAGAAATGCAGAAGCAAATAGAGAAATTGCTGAAAACGCTGGTAAATTAAAAGAACAAATGCAATCTATGACTGCAAACATTGCTTCATTAAACAATGTTTACGGAGGTATGCTTTCTGCAATGAGTAATAAAGGATAATTAGTTTTTTAACTATAATATATTATTTAATAACAAAACTAATTAAAATAAAATGGCAGGAGGAAAATTAACCCCTAGGCAGAAGATGATAAACCTAATGTATTTGGTTTTTATCGCAATGTTAGCATTAAATATGTCAAAAGAAGTGTTATCTGCATTTGGTTTGATGAATGAAAAATTTGAGAAAGTAAATTCATTGGTGTTAGATTCCAATGAGGCAATTTTAGCGGATTTGCAATCAAAGGCTCAAGATAAACCAGAGCAATATGCCGCTCCAAGAGACATCGCAGTAAAAGTTTCTGTATTAACAAAAACTTTTTACGATAAAATTACTTCTTTGAAAAATGATCTTACAAAAGATATTGAAAAAGGAAAAGACGGTAAATTACCATATGAAACAATGGATGCTTCTGGAAAACTTGACGAAAGCTGGTTTTCAGGAGATGGATTGTCAGCAAAAGGTAAAGATGTTATGGCTTCAATTGAAGCATATAAAACAGGTATGACTGCAGCTTTAGGTAAAGATCCTAAATATAGTGCTATTGTTGCTGAAATTAATGCAAAATTAGATACTAAAAATGTAGTTGATAAAGAAGGAATTTCAAAAATCTATTTGGATTACCACTTTAAACATTTCCCTTTGATCGCTTCAATTGCTAAATTGACTGCTGTTCAAAATGATATTAAAGCTACAGAAACTAATGTTTTTAATGCGTTGACAGGAAATACTGCCGTAGCAGCAGCTTCTATGAAAAACTATACAGCTATCGTTATACCTGAAAAATCAGCTTTCTTTGCTGGTGAAGCGGTAAAAGGTAAAATTGTATTGGGACGTTTTGATAAATCTACAGTACCTACAAAAGTTGTTGTAAATGGAGGAAACGTTAATTTAGGTACAGCTTTACACGATGGTCAAGTTGATTTTAGTTTCGGTGCTGGTAACGTAGGAGAGCATGATATTACAGGTAACTTTACGTTCATGGAAGATGG
Protein-coding regions in this window:
- the gldL gene encoding gliding motility protein GldL, producing the protein MAILSKKAMNFTYGMGAAVVIIGALFKIQHYPGASQLLIVGLCTEAFIFALSAFEPVDNELDWSLVYPELAGGEKSTTNKAVEKDETEGMLSSKLDAMLKEAKIDGALMSSLGNSIRNFEDASRNISPVVDSISATKKYSEELSMAAAQMESLNSLYKVQLESASRNAEANREIAENAGKLKEQMQSMTANIASLNNVYGGMLSAMSNKG
- the gldM gene encoding gliding motility protein GldM, with protein sequence MAGGKLTPRQKMINLMYLVFIAMLALNMSKEVLSAFGLMNEKFEKVNSLVLDSNEAILADLQSKAQDKPEQYAAPRDIAVKVSVLTKTFYDKITSLKNDLTKDIEKGKDGKLPYETMDASGKLDESWFSGDGLSAKGKDVMASIEAYKTGMTAALGKDPKYSAIVAEINAKLDTKNVVDKEGISKIYLDYHFKHFPLIASIAKLTAVQNDIKATETNVFNALTGNTAVAAASMKNYTAIVIPEKSAFFAGEAVKGKIVLGRFDKSTVPTKVVVNGGNVNLGTALHDGQVDFSFGAGNVGEHDITGNFTFMEDGKPVAIPVKGNYVVVPKPNSATISADKMNVVYRGVVNPMTITFAGISSDKVSASAPGLSSAGKPGTYNMNPGQGSEVVINVTGTLPDGSKVSDRKSFRIKGIPPPVGAIGGEMGIVKGAKSRLQVSQVSAKLPDFDFNVQLNVVGFTLKVAGQAAVIVSGDRVNAQCATALARATRGDQVTISDIKTKLVGSDIMLSRTAPVIYEIQ